TGGCGCACGATGTCGATGTCTAACTGGTCGCTTTGCGCCATATAGCCGTGGCTGCCGCGCTCTTCGCTCATCACGGCGATGATGCGATGGGTGTCGTCTAAGATGGTTCCAATTGTGATTAACTCGATGGGGATGGTTTCGCGCGCGGTCTCGATATAAAACTCTAATTCATCTAAAAATTCAGGCGTGTGTACGGGAATATCAAACTGGCGGCGCGCTTGCGATGGTAATTCAATCGGGGTGCGGTAGCGTTGCGAGCCTTCTTTAAATTTTACGAGAAAGTCGCCTGCGATTTCCGGGCCGTTGTTTTTTAAATTCACGGTGAGCGAAGCCCATTCGCCGCTGCGGCGGAAAGGGTACTCCGGGTCGAAACCGGTGACGACAGCAACGAGCAGGCGTGGTTCTTCTTCCTCTTGATCGGGCGCCAAATCACCCGAACACGAGACCAGCATGAGTACAACCAAACATAAAAGGCCGAAAATCCCATTACGAATCACGGATTGTTCTCCCATTCCTGTCGCTACGGAAAAACCACTATACCATTTAACATATAGTAAATAACGGTTTAATTTCAACATGATCGTGTTTTTTTTATTTTTTTTGTGTCCAACGAGGCGAAACGCACTATTTTATTTACAAAACCGAAAATCAAACCGTTATCTTGAGTATCTGTTTGGAACCCGGCTTGATTGATGGCTGCCGACGTAGGAAAATCGCCTAAGAACGCGGATCGGTTGGCGTTTTTCGATGTTGATATGGAGTGAAATGTGAATTTTGTTCTGCGATTGTTTACGTCAGCGTTGCTCATTCGTGAAATTCGCATCTTTCTACGCAGCAAAAAGGCCTTTGGCGCATTATTGTTGTTCCAAAGCGCTCTGCTGCTGATTGTCTATCAAAACTGGGCGGGATTCGCCGCGCAGTTTCAGCCCGGCGGAAATACCATCTTTGCGTCCCGGTCGCTATTCGCGGCGATTACCGAGGGGCATCTCTATTTTCTGACGATCATCACGCCGCTGCTGATGGCGCCCGCTATCGCGGCGGAGCAAGAACAATCCACGTTGACGCTCTTGCTGTCATCGCCTATTTCAAATGCCCAGTTAGTCATCGCCAAATGGTTGACGCCGATTTTATTTCTTATCCTGTTATTAACCGCTTCGATCCCATTTTTGTCGATCCCGTTTCTTGGCGAAGGGCTTTCGGCGAGCGAGGTGGTTGTTGCGTACATCATTTTGCTATCAACGACGCTGATGTTCGGCAGCCTGGGGCTGTTCTGTTCGACGCTGCGGTCGCGGGTGTATGAGGTGTATTTGATTACCGTCATTATGACGTTGGCTGTCGGGTTTGTTCTCCCCTACCATTCCGCCTTGTGGCATTACATTCAGACGTTGAATTGGAGATCCGCCGCGTCGAGTGTATGGGGCTTTGAAAATTTCAGCCCGTTTCACGCGTTTCATAGTGAAATGTACCCTTCTGCGGACCCCAAATCATTTATCTCGTTTACATTGAGTCTCTTTGGCGGAGGCGCCGTCAGAGTGACGTGGTCGCTGATTCTGTTTGTAACCGCTTCGGTTAGTTTGACTGTGATGTTTTTATACCTCGCGATGTGGAGGATGCGCTATATCGTATACGGCGAAGGTTCTGTCGTGTTAAGTGGCTCGGGACAGTTGTTTGAGGATGAACCGCGCAGCAGAAAAGATGAAATAGACTCCGACCATAAGCCCGTGCGATCCGATGAAGATGAATTGATTGATGAAGATGCGCTTGATCTAGATGCGGGCTTATATTTAGAGCGTCGCGTCCAGTGGTTCGCGCGCTGGCCGGTGTTGTTTCGGCTGACGTATATTTCGCTGATGCTATCCGCGCTGACGCTGCCCCTGGCGTCGTATAAAGGCTCGGGGCTCTTTTTATCGCTGCCGTTTATCGTCGCGGCGTTTTTTACCTTGCCACTGGCGGCGACCAGTATCAGTTCCGACCGGGAACGCGGGACGCTCGATTTATTGCTGACCTCGCTGATTTCCACCAAAAAACTGATTAAAGCAAAATTCGTCGCCAATATGCAATACAGCAGCATGATTGCGCTGGCGCTATTTGTGCCGGGCATGTTGATTCAAATGATTTTTGGCCTGTTGTTGAAATACAACGTCGATTTGATTTTACAATGGTCTGATTTGCCTGCGTATTTATTTTATCTGGTGATGTTGGGCGCGGCGTTGATGATGTATACCGCATTGGGGCTATTTTGTTCGGCCTATTTTTCACGCACCAACCAGTCGATGTTGACCGCTGGCGTGTTAATTTTTGTCACCCTGGTTCTTCCCTTTATGATTCCCGCGCAAACATTGACGACGATCTCGTCGGCGTTTGGTTATCTGGTCGTTATCGGGTTATTGTTTTTAAGCCCGTTGTCTGGAATCTCACTGTTGTTTCCTGAAGGGCGCGTCAGTTTATTGACCAATACCACCGCGAGTTTACGCCTGAGCGGAGACCTTTCTTTCTACTTTGCCGTATTTCAATGTGTCGTTTGCGTAGGAGTTGCGATATATTTATTACGCAAAGCGCAAGCGGCGCTTGATCGCCGCGATTGAAACTCGAGCAAAAAGAAGGTATCGTTTGGTTTGTTGTGGGGAAAGAAATTCAACGAGAGATTTTGGCAGCGTAGATGCAGTGGTACTATCGGTTTCATTGGCTATTCCTCCATCTTCTGTTTTGGGCCTATTTTGGCTACAAGTCAGGCGGAGATGAGCATATACCGGAGGATGGCCCCCTCTTACTGGCTGCCAACCACAACAGTTTTTTAGACCCGCCAATCATTGCCTTAAGCATTCGTAGACAGACAACTTTTTTAGGAAAAGAAGAACTGTTTTCGATTCCAGGCCTTGGCTGGTGGATCAAATCGCTGGGTACGTATCCCGTGAAACGGGGCGCAGGCGACCTTCGCGCGGTGAAAACTGCGATTCGCTTTCTTAAAGAAGGCAAGGTGATGATTATGTTCCCCGAAGGGACGCGCAGCAGCGATGGTAATTTGATGGACTTTCAAGACGGGTTGGCGTGGTTGTCGTTAAAAACCAACGCGCCTATCGCCCCTGTCATGATCGAAGGCGCGTTTCGCGCCATGCCGCGCGGCGTTTTTTTTCCAAGGCCGCGGCGAATTCAAGTCCAGATTGGGCCTTGCGTTCGGCCCACGCCCGAAGAACTCGAAGGCGACCAGACGCAGGCAATCCAGTCAATTACCCGGCGATTACACGAAGCAATGAGTAAAATGCAGAACGAAATCAGGGCTTAGCCCGGGCGGACGCTTTGGTTTTCCTGTTGGAAAGCCTTAACAGGCACGAAAATTCTTGTACAATCCAAAGCGGTTTGTGCGAGGAGCGTACCTCTTATAGTAAGCCCCGCCCCCCGTCTTCATTGGGACGATCAGAAGTTGGAGGCAATAATCTTTATGGTCAGTCAAGAACAAGATCATGCGACTACCCTGGCGGAACACGATGTGAATATCGTGGATGGGCAAGTCAACCTAACAAATGATGAATCCGCCGATGCATTTCCCGATGAAGATATCGATATGGCCGCGTTATTGGACGAATCGATGTCTTCAAAAATCGAGTCGGGCCAAGTCATCACCGGCAAAGTCTTAAAAGTAACCTCTGAAGACGTCGTGATTGATATAGGCTTAAAGTCTGAAGGGCTTGTGCCTCTGCGCGAGTTTCTCGAAGACGGCAAAGACCTCAATGTGGTTGTTGGAATGGACATTGAGGTGATGGTCATCCGCCAAGAAGGTTCAGACGGCTTGCCGGTCTTGTCGCGTCAACGCGCCAAACAGGTTAAGGCGCGTCACGTCTTGCGTGACGCCTTCAAAAACGGCGAGTACATTAAGTGCGTGGTTTCGTCGGTGGTTCGCGGCGGCGTTCAAGTCGACTGCGATGGTTTGCGCGGCTTTATCCCGTTCTCTCAATTGGGACCGGGCGCCCGCAGCCAGGACGAACAGAAGGCGCTGCTTGGTCGTTCGATCGAGTGCAAGATTCTCGAAATGAGAAGCAAGAACGACCTGGTTCTTTCTCATCGCGCCGTCTTTGACGAACGCCGGGTGCAGATGCGCGGCGCGACGTTAG
This Candidatus Hinthialibacter antarcticus DNA region includes the following protein-coding sequences:
- a CDS encoding ABC transporter permease subunit gives rise to the protein MNFVLRLFTSALLIREIRIFLRSKKAFGALLLFQSALLLIVYQNWAGFAAQFQPGGNTIFASRSLFAAITEGHLYFLTIITPLLMAPAIAAEQEQSTLTLLLSSPISNAQLVIAKWLTPILFLILLLTASIPFLSIPFLGEGLSASEVVVAYIILLSTTLMFGSLGLFCSTLRSRVYEVYLITVIMTLAVGFVLPYHSALWHYIQTLNWRSAASSVWGFENFSPFHAFHSEMYPSADPKSFISFTLSLFGGGAVRVTWSLILFVTASVSLTVMFLYLAMWRMRYIVYGEGSVVLSGSGQLFEDEPRSRKDEIDSDHKPVRSDEDELIDEDALDLDAGLYLERRVQWFARWPVLFRLTYISLMLSALTLPLASYKGSGLFLSLPFIVAAFFTLPLAATSISSDRERGTLDLLLTSLISTKKLIKAKFVANMQYSSMIALALFVPGMLIQMIFGLLLKYNVDLILQWSDLPAYLFYLVMLGAALMMYTALGLFCSAYFSRTNQSMLTAGVLIFVTLVLPFMIPAQTLTTISSAFGYLVVIGLLFLSPLSGISLLFPEGRVSLLTNTTASLRLSGDLSFYFAVFQCVVCVGVAIYLLRKAQAALDRRD
- a CDS encoding lysophospholipid acyltransferase family protein translates to MQWYYRFHWLFLHLLFWAYFGYKSGGDEHIPEDGPLLLAANHNSFLDPPIIALSIRRQTTFLGKEELFSIPGLGWWIKSLGTYPVKRGAGDLRAVKTAIRFLKEGKVMIMFPEGTRSSDGNLMDFQDGLAWLSLKTNAPIAPVMIEGAFRAMPRGVFFPRPRRIQVQIGPCVRPTPEELEGDQTQAIQSITRRLHEAMSKMQNEIRA